A section of the Humulus lupulus chromosome 2, drHumLupu1.1, whole genome shotgun sequence genome encodes:
- the LOC133819817 gene encoding uncharacterized protein LOC133819817: MEKGKGVMGGGRRWAVDFSDYSSSPSSRDIPDPPGFSRASLDQDDSAVSRQKKDAEATWKSQKAWEVAQAPFKNLMMMGFMMWMAGSTVHLFSIGITFSALWQPISALQGVGKVFEPYKDSKVDLLAPKLLFIALNLGGLALGFWKLNTLGLLPTHASDWVSSLAPAQEVEYSASGLPLR; encoded by the exons ATGGAGAAGGGAAAGGGAGTGATGGGTGGAGGTCGTAGATGGGCCGTTGACTTCTCGGACTACTCTAGTTCCCCTTCTTCCCGCGATATTCCTGATCCTCCTGGTTTCTCTCGTGCCTCCCTCGATCag GATGATTCTGCTGTGAGTCGCCAGAAGAAGGATGCTGAAGCTACTTGGAAATCCCAG aaAGCTTGGGAGGTGGCACAGGCTCCCTTTAAAAATTTGATGATGATGGGATTCATGATGTGGATGGCTGGAAGTACAGTGCATTTGTTTAGCATTGGAATTACTTTCTCTGCTCTTTGGCAGCCCATTAGCGCCTTACAGGGCGTGGGAAAGG TTTTTGAGCCGTATAAAGATAGCAAGGTTGATCTTCTTGCTCCTAAGTTGTTGTTCATTGCCCTTAATTTGGGAGGTCTAGCTCTAGGTTTTTGGAAG CTTAATACTCTGGGGTTGCTTCCCACGCATGCATCAGACTGGGTTTCATCCTTAGCCCCTGCTCAG GAGGTTGAGTATTCAGCTAGTGGCCTTCCTCTACGTTGA